A region of the Phaseolus vulgaris cultivar G19833 chromosome 11, P. vulgaris v2.0, whole genome shotgun sequence genome:
ATTTTCtgcttaaataaaataaattagccTTTTAGGATCGTCTTATGACTGGCATGTTTCATAATTCTTGCAAATCTTGGTTTCTTGATATTTATTGTTTGGAGGTTATATTGGGAATTGATTGGTTGTCTActaatcatatccttatagattgtggtcggaagaagttaattttcctTGGATTAGAAGGAATGCAGGTTATCTCAGCTCAACAGTTTGAAAGAGAGATACAAGAAGGTGCAAAATTGTGTACGCTCTTGGTTTGTTCTATATTTATagataaagtacaaaaagagATGTTT
Encoded here:
- the LOC137837768 gene encoding uncharacterized protein gives rise to the protein MTGMFHNSCKSWFLDIYCLEVILGIDWLSTNHILIDCGRKKLIFLGLEGMQVISAQQFEREIQEGAKLCTLLVCSIFIDKVQKEMFAVQDFMDVFPDEIPGLPPKREIEFAINLIPGVGPVPISPYRMAPAELAELKKQLEDFLEKQFIRPSVSP